The window AAAGGTAATCAATCCAGTCCCATTAAACAACAAGAGGATTGACACCTATGCTTTACTTTACACTGAAAATGACCTGCACACTATAAAGATCTCTAAGCCATTCATAAAGAATTCACAAAGGCTTATAATGAAGTACAACTACTCAAGTAATACATTCCAACTATTGTTTTACTTTATTCAGTAGTTGTTTAATGAAAAACTAGACATTCATTGTTTTTCATATTGTATATATTCATTTAatgcttttatattttgtttccacACATAATACACCAAATAGTGATCaaaggtttttctgttttttagtgGAAAATCGGTTTACAAAGAacctttggtttttttttaattataacaTGAAGGCTTGTAGGATTGCACAAACAGTAGGACGAAACATGAAGTAAGATCTAAAAGTATGTTCTCCAAATTACAAACAGAGCTTGCTATGAAACATATTGGCACGAAACATATAACGTATTTCAGCTTTACTCGCTGAGAGTTTCTTTAACTGTAAAAATTCTGCAGCTGCCCAGTGTGAAGTCCTTTGTTAGTGCTCAAAGACTTTAAAGATGCTACTGAAGTTAAGTAACTGTTACTGCTGTATACAGCACTTACAAttaaatgaatggatgaaaataTATTCAATAACTTAATATAGTGAACCTGGGGAAGCGTACCTGAGATGCTAGCATTTGCTGTGACAGTTGACGTTTGAACGGAGCTGAAGAGGTGATGCTTTCAGAAAACAGGCTTCCATTTCTTAATTCATTTATACCAGATGAAGTGGGAAACATATTCTCCATAGCCATATTGGAAAAAACCTCTGGCTTCATTGATAGCTGTCCAGATTGAAATGACAAAGGTGTCCCAAGCCTACTAGAGAATTGGCTGTGTGCACTTGAGAAATCCAAAGTGGGTTGCTGACCAGCACTGAAGGATGATGCGCTCCATGACTGTAACATCATAGGCACGACCCCATCTTTGATTTCACTCATTTGCTCTTCTAAACCCGTACCTATAGAATGTCTATCACGTGAGGCGCTGCTTGATGTTCTTGCTTTTGTTGCATCTTGTTTGTTCTTTCTGAGATCACACTTGTTCCACAGTATCTCTTCACTTCTCAGACTTAAACCCAATGTGTGTTCTCTCCTGGAGCAGCTGCCTTCAGCGTTGCAGTCATCTAGTGGATCAACGTCTGAATCACTGACAACGTTGGTCTCGTCtgtaaggaaaaaaacaaacacttgaaACATTTTTAACCATGAAGAAAACACTGTCAGACAGTGTGTCATGGAATACTTTGCAGTCAAATTGAATGAGCCATCATATTATTAACCCATGTTCTTTtgaaacacagtttaaaatgctttgttaattttgcatcaaataaatatttttttaaagtaaaaacaaaagcagatcCCCAAACTACAAACAGCAATTATTGGCTTGAGAATATGTCATTAAAAGGAAAACAcgtactaaaaacaaaaaaaaatatatgcaagCTGTTTCAGTGTAGTGACTATGCAGTAGATCTTAAGTTAGATTATCACTTCATGAACACAGGTCAACAGTGGCTGCCTAATAACATAATGAACTCTAAATGAACCCACCTTGACAAGTTGATGTGGGCATCAGAGGGCTGCTTATTAGTTGTGGGGAATAAAAAGGCTCACTGGTACTGGGCTGCTCATAGGAATCATCAGAATCAGCAAAGTCCTGGTCTGCTTTGCTTTGGTTTCCATTCAGTGAAGAAATGTTTAACTGTTTATTTCTGGGGATCACAAATCGAGATTGCATGAGACCATGCACATATGGCCTAAAGATGTATTCTGTTTTCAAAATGTATACCTCTTTTCACGTCTCCCATTTCCTGTATCTCTGAATCCTTTGGCAAAGGGATTGTTGTCAATTTTTAGTTGTGTAATCTTGATGGAAAAGAAGGAAAGATCTGCAGATTAATCAATCCAAAGTTCATTGTGCAGTGACAAACAGGCACAACAGTAGTACACACTGTATAATCCATGTGGATATTTGTCATTTGTGTATGAGGGGCTAAAGGATGATGTTACCTTTTCATTTTGATAAGCAGTGACAGCGATGAATTCTGTCTCTGGGAAAACATAAGTCCGGAAGGTGCTATAAGGAAGCTTCATTATGTCATTCGCCTTCACAATATGAAATCTGGGTTGGTACTTGTGCATGGAATTCAAAATTGTCTGCAAATTAGAAAAATAGAGTTGGAATTACTGGTATTTGGGTAATTAATTACTACAACTACAACCATAATAAAAGCTTTAAAGCAGTGCACCCAGTCACCCAGCATAACCATGCGTAATGAGGAACAAAAGCAACTTTTCAGTGAGTGTTACTTACAAACCCATGGTTATCGGACATGTTATTGGTGAGTTTGAGTTTATGAAAGGCAACAGGCTTGCTCATCCATTGTTCTCCTTTAGACGGACTGTCCGGGTGGATGTACATGCGCTTTGGCATCTCTGGGTCAGCTTTTCCAGCCATCATCCAGCGGGAGTTGTGAAACTTGTAGCGACAGTCGTCGACAGCGACAATGTCCATCAGCAAGATGTACTTGGCTGTATCATTCAGCCCTTCTACTTGCACTTTGAAAGGGGGAAACATCCTCCTGATagttaatgaagaaaaaaagaaattgttgTATATGTCATAATTAAcagtgttatttttgtttttcatcactTTTTTCTCATAGAGCTTCTATTTGTCTATGgaggcccccccccccccttgtggCATTTTTTAAACTTCCGATCATCAGCAAAACTAGATTATTCGCTGTTTTTCCCCGTTAAAGCGTGAACATAGCATTTGTGCGCGCTTTTACAGGCTATTTACAAATTTGAAACGACAAAGACACTACACAAATTCTCAGTAGACTACTTAAATGCGCATTGCACTTGCCTTCCTGATTTTGTGATAACCATTTCAGTTCCTATTTTGTGAAATTCACTCCACAAGTTCTTTGATTCCAGCGTAACTTTCGGGTCCTCGTCCAACCATTCTTCTGGCTCAAGTCTCTTCAAGGAACGTTGCTGAACGGCCTCATTTTGGCACCCCAGACCTGCGTGCAGCCCCGCGTCAGGGGGTGCTTGCTCTGACAGAGACTTGGAGAAGGACGCGGCGTCCGGAAAAGTCGGCGCGGCGGGAAAAGAAGGCTGTGCGCTGGTAAGGAAGGCTGACAAGGACAAGGCACCTGGTCCGCGAATTTGGAAAGGATAATAAGCCATGGGAACAATGGCGCCAACTGCATTTCTCAGCACAGCATCCGATCAGAAAAGTCCCAGCCAGCCCGCGCAGGTTGCAGGCGCATGGCGTACATCCAGACAGCAACTCCGATTTTAAAAGTTTATGAATTGTGTGGCATGATTGGTCTTACGAGGGAATGCAAAATTCCCCACTCTTAAAATACTGAGAAAGAGGTAAGAATCCGCTTGTAAATCGCAAACGGGGAGAGAGCAGCTGTGAACGCCGTGACTGCACAAGCTTGTTGAAAACAACTGGTACCGAGGATGagaacagagggagggaaagagacTGTGTTTGCGCTGTCACACGTCTGTTTTCCCTTGCACAAGGTACACTAACGAGCCAAATATTTTCGACAGGGCTTCGTTACACGTAGCTTACCAATTACCAAACacgcataataataataacaataataataatgtaaaaatgttcaaatattCTATGATatgtcaaaaaaataaaataaaattacaaatcaGCGCGTGTTACTGATAACAGAAATACATCATTTACACAGTTCAGGATGTCTGGAGTCACTTTACCTTCTTG of the Maylandia zebra isolate NMK-2024a linkage group LG10, Mzebra_GT3a, whole genome shotgun sequence genome contains:
- the LOC101483795 gene encoding T-box transcription factor TBX3, giving the protein MAYYPFQIRGPGALSLSAFLTSAQPSFPAAPTFPDAASFSKSLSEQAPPDAGLHAGLGCQNEAVQQRSLKRLEPEEWLDEDPKVTLESKNLWSEFHKIGTEMVITKSGRRMFPPFKVQVEGLNDTAKYILLMDIVAVDDCRYKFHNSRWMMAGKADPEMPKRMYIHPDSPSKGEQWMSKPVAFHKLKLTNNMSDNHGFTILNSMHKYQPRFHIVKANDIMKLPYSTFRTYVFPETEFIAVTAYQNEKITQLKIDNNPFAKGFRDTGNGRREKRNKQLNISSLNGNQSKADQDFADSDDSYEQPSTSEPFYSPQLISSPLMPTSTCQDETNVVSDSDVDPLDDCNAEGSCSRREHTLGLSLRSEEILWNKCDLRKNKQDATKARTSSSASRDRHSIGTGLEEQMSEIKDGVVPMMLQSWSASSFSAGQQPTLDFSSAHSQFSSRLGTPLSFQSGQLSMKPEVFSNMAMENMFPTSSGINELRNGSLFSESITSSAPFKRQLSQQMLASQGISPSPYGGLFSYPYRYMAAPGSVTPALSFCTAASSHSRSQRYSNSRPWVRFSPYQIPTSITSSQNLLTSRLPGRSYLQSERESTLVFDNNSYLVIRPNKPNPP